A portion of the Hymenobacter gelipurpurascens genome contains these proteins:
- a CDS encoding endonuclease/exonuclease/phosphatase family protein: MRQILFLLLSGLLLGHSTLAQKTPVALRVATYNLRLNVASDGVNAWPNRKELVKNLVRYHNFDVFGTQEGFRGQLNDVAELPEYAFVGHGRDDGKESGEHSAIFYKKSRLKLLQSGDFWLSQTPNEPSKGWDATCCNRICSWARFQDLKTNQEFYFFSVHFDHEGVEARRQSGHLMVQKIQEIAKNAPIICVGDFNSTPDTDQIKTMQTLLRDAFQVAKQPPYGPVGTFQGFKLDAPLQDRIDYVFVSKQFEVLDYAVLTDSMRGLYPSDHFPVLVNVVLK, encoded by the coding sequence ATGCGTCAGATTCTTTTCTTACTCCTGAGCGGATTGCTCTTAGGCCACTCCACACTGGCCCAAAAAACTCCCGTAGCACTGCGTGTGGCCACTTACAACCTGCGCCTCAACGTGGCCAGCGACGGCGTGAATGCCTGGCCCAACCGCAAGGAGCTAGTGAAAAATCTGGTGCGCTACCACAACTTCGATGTGTTCGGGACGCAGGAAGGCTTTCGGGGACAGCTCAACGATGTAGCCGAGCTACCCGAATACGCCTTCGTAGGCCACGGCCGCGACGATGGGAAGGAAAGCGGCGAGCACTCGGCCATCTTCTACAAGAAAAGCCGGCTGAAACTGCTCCAATCCGGCGACTTCTGGCTCAGCCAAACTCCCAACGAGCCCTCCAAAGGCTGGGATGCCACTTGCTGCAACCGAATCTGTAGCTGGGCAAGGTTTCAGGATCTGAAGACGAACCAAGAATTTTACTTCTTCAGCGTACACTTCGACCATGAGGGCGTGGAAGCCCGCCGCCAATCGGGCCACCTGATGGTGCAGAAGATCCAGGAGATTGCCAAAAACGCGCCCATTATCTGCGTCGGAGACTTCAACTCCACGCCCGACACGGATCAGATAAAGACCATGCAAACACTGCTGCGCGACGCTTTCCAGGTTGCCAAGCAGCCACCTTACGGCCCGGTGGGTACGTTTCAAGGCTTTAAGTTAGACGCTCCGCTGCAGGACCGCATCGATTATGTATTTGTAAGCAAGCAATTCGAGGTGCTGGATTATGCCGTGCTAACCGATTCCATGCGCGGGCTTTATCCCTCTGACCACTTTCCTGTGCTGGTGAATGTGGTGTTAAAGTAA
- a CDS encoding GH3 auxin-responsive promoter family protein produces the protein MGLKSTLSQPLASYIARQYAQWQKDPIGTQHRVLQALLAKGARTAFGRDHHLEGVRTVQDLTWQVPVRDYEALSPYFNRVKAGEPDVLWPGKPLYLAKTSGTTSGAKYIPLTKHSIPNHINGARDALLHYVHKTGKSRFLDGKLMFLSGSPELETVGGIHTGRLSGIVNHHVPGYLRRNQLPTYQTNIIEDWETKLDRIVEETLPQPMSLISGIPPWVQMYFDRIVARTGRPVGEVFPGFDLFVYGGVNFEPYRKKLFETIGRPVDSIELFPASEGFLAFQDEPGNPGMLLLLDAGIFFEFIPAERFFEKNPPRLTLADVELDKQYALVLNSNAGLWGYSLGDTVRFTQKYPFRVVVSGRIKHFLSAFGEHVIGEEVEQTLRDAMQQHPEVEVVEFTVAPRVSDDPTIPSRHEWLIEFARPPHDAAAFAAALDTGLRRRNVYYDDLLTGHILAPLQLTPLPAGAFQRYMKSLGKLGGQNKVPRLSNDRAVAEGLLG, from the coding sequence ATGGGCCTGAAATCTACTCTGAGCCAGCCCTTGGCCTCCTATATTGCCCGCCAGTACGCCCAGTGGCAGAAGGACCCCATCGGGACTCAGCACCGGGTATTGCAGGCGTTGCTGGCCAAGGGCGCCCGCACTGCCTTCGGCCGCGACCATCACCTGGAGGGAGTGCGCACCGTGCAGGACCTGACCTGGCAGGTGCCCGTGCGCGATTACGAGGCGCTGAGCCCCTACTTCAACCGTGTGAAAGCCGGCGAGCCGGACGTGCTCTGGCCCGGTAAACCGCTCTACCTGGCCAAAACCAGTGGCACCACCAGCGGCGCCAAATACATTCCCCTCACTAAGCACAGCATCCCAAACCACATCAATGGCGCCCGTGATGCGCTGTTGCACTATGTGCACAAGACCGGCAAAAGCCGGTTTCTGGATGGTAAGCTCATGTTTTTATCAGGCTCGCCGGAGCTGGAAACGGTGGGCGGCATTCATACGGGCCGGCTCTCGGGCATCGTGAACCACCACGTACCGGGTTACCTGCGCCGCAACCAGCTGCCTACCTACCAGACCAACATCATCGAGGACTGGGAAACCAAGCTCGACCGTATTGTAGAGGAAACCTTGCCTCAACCCATGAGCCTGATTTCCGGGATTCCGCCGTGGGTACAGATGTATTTTGACCGCATAGTGGCACGCACTGGTAGGCCAGTAGGAGAGGTGTTCCCGGGGTTTGACCTGTTCGTGTATGGCGGTGTCAACTTCGAGCCCTACCGTAAAAAGCTATTCGAAACCATTGGTAGGCCAGTAGATAGCATCGAGCTGTTTCCGGCTTCGGAAGGCTTTTTGGCTTTTCAGGATGAGCCCGGCAACCCTGGCATGCTGCTGCTGCTGGATGCAGGTATTTTCTTCGAGTTTATCCCGGCTGAGCGGTTTTTCGAGAAGAACCCGCCCCGCCTCACGCTGGCCGATGTGGAGTTGGATAAGCAGTACGCGCTGGTGCTAAATTCCAACGCCGGACTCTGGGGCTACAGCCTCGGCGACACCGTGCGCTTCACCCAGAAATACCCGTTCCGGGTGGTGGTGTCGGGCCGCATCAAACATTTCCTTTCAGCTTTCGGTGAGCACGTCATCGGCGAAGAAGTAGAGCAAACCCTCCGCGACGCCATGCAGCAGCACCCGGAGGTGGAAGTGGTAGAATTCACCGTAGCTCCCCGCGTCAGCGACGACCCCACTATACCATCACGCCACGAGTGGCTTATCGAATTCGCTAGGCCACCCCACGATGCCGCCGCCTTCGCCGCTGCCCTCGATACTGGCCTACGCCGCCGCAATGTGTACTACGACGACTTGCTGACGGGCCATATTCTGGCGCCGCTGCAGCTCACGCCTTTGCCGGCCGGAGCGTTTCAGCGGTATATGAAAAGCCTGGGCAAACTAGGCGGCCAGAATAAAGTGCCTAGGCTGAGTAATGACCGCGCGGTGGCGGAGGGGTTGTTGGGATAA
- a CDS encoding OsmC family peroxiredoxin produces the protein MINQRGNAVWNGDIKGSGEITTQSGTVKAPYSVGARFAGEKGTNPEELIGAAHAGCYTMFLTGQLTKAGAQVKQIRTESKVTLDTSGEVPKVVKIVLTTEGEVEGISQEEFQKQAENAKEHCPISQLLSAVPEMELASATLK, from the coding sequence ATGATAAATCAGCGCGGAAATGCCGTATGGAACGGCGACATCAAAGGCAGCGGCGAAATAACGACCCAGAGCGGCACAGTAAAAGCGCCGTACTCAGTAGGCGCCCGCTTCGCCGGTGAGAAAGGCACCAACCCCGAGGAGCTGATCGGCGCGGCCCACGCGGGTTGCTACACGATGTTCCTGACGGGCCAGCTCACGAAAGCCGGCGCTCAAGTGAAGCAAATCCGTACGGAGTCGAAGGTGACGCTGGATACCTCCGGCGAAGTGCCGAAGGTGGTGAAGATTGTGCTAACCACGGAAGGCGAAGTGGAGGGCATCTCGCAGGAAGAATTCCAGAAGCAGGCCGAAAATGCCAAAGAGCACTGCCCCATCTCGCAACTGCTGAGCGCCGTGCCCGAAATGGAGCTGGCCTCGGCAACCCTCAAATAA
- the dnaA gene encoding chromosomal replication initiator protein DnaA — translation MLKDCRTVWVNCLRVIKANIGEQSFKTWFQPIVPVQLHNNVLIIQVPSQFFYEWLEEHYVDVLRKAIYQEVGPEGRLEYSIVVDNGNAQTKPRTLNLPTSHKASGPAPEATPAAALASGPMSSSARNVAAAAAAPQQQATLRNPFEASKAIDRNYLHSQLNHSYTFENYIEGDCNRLSRSAGLAVANKPGTTSFNPLMIYGGVGLGKTHLVQAIGNHIKATNVDKFVLYVSAEKFTNQFIESLRSNAVQDFANFYLLVDILILDDVQFLSGKDKTQEMFFHIFNHLHQAGKQIVMTSDRPPRDLVGLEDRLLSRFKWGLTADLQSPDFETRMAIIQNKMQQDGIDIPPQVVEYLAHSVNTNVRELEGVLISLVAQSSLNRREIDLEMAKQALRHIIEEVEAEVNLDFIQKTCAEYFGVPLDLLKAKTRKKEVVTARQVAMYFAKEHTSHSLKSIGHHFGGRDHSTVIHSVQTVSDLIDSDKSFRSTIQDLRKKFAGK, via the coding sequence ATGCTGAAGGATTGCCGAACCGTATGGGTCAACTGTCTTCGCGTCATCAAGGCAAATATTGGTGAGCAGAGCTTCAAGACGTGGTTCCAACCCATCGTCCCGGTACAGCTCCACAATAATGTTTTAATCATTCAGGTGCCCAGCCAATTCTTTTATGAGTGGCTGGAGGAGCATTATGTGGATGTGCTCCGGAAAGCCATCTACCAGGAGGTAGGCCCCGAAGGCCGGCTGGAGTACTCCATTGTGGTGGATAACGGCAACGCCCAGACAAAGCCGCGCACCCTCAACCTGCCTACTTCGCACAAAGCTTCTGGGCCAGCGCCCGAAGCTACTCCGGCGGCGGCCCTGGCTTCCGGTCCTATGTCGTCGTCGGCACGGAATGTGGCGGCTGCGGCTGCGGCACCCCAGCAGCAGGCTACGCTGCGCAACCCCTTCGAGGCTAGCAAGGCCATTGATCGGAATTACTTGCACTCCCAGCTTAACCACAGCTACACCTTCGAGAACTACATTGAGGGCGACTGCAACCGCCTGTCGCGCTCCGCTGGCTTGGCGGTAGCGAATAAGCCGGGCACTACGTCTTTTAACCCCCTCATGATTTATGGGGGCGTAGGCCTGGGCAAAACACATTTGGTGCAAGCCATCGGCAACCACATCAAAGCCACCAACGTCGATAAATTCGTGCTGTATGTGTCGGCGGAGAAGTTCACGAACCAGTTCATCGAGAGTCTGCGCTCCAATGCGGTGCAGGACTTCGCGAACTTCTACCTGCTGGTGGATATCCTGATTCTGGACGACGTGCAGTTTCTGTCGGGCAAGGACAAGACGCAGGAGATGTTCTTCCACATCTTCAACCACCTGCACCAAGCCGGCAAGCAAATCGTGATGACCTCCGATAGGCCACCCCGTGACCTGGTAGGCCTAGAAGACCGCTTATTGTCGCGCTTTAAATGGGGCCTCACAGCCGACCTGCAAAGCCCCGACTTCGAGACGCGCATGGCCATCATTCAGAACAAAATGCAGCAGGATGGCATCGACATCCCGCCGCAGGTGGTGGAATACCTGGCGCACTCCGTGAACACCAACGTGCGGGAGCTGGAAGGCGTGCTGATTTCTCTGGTAGCCCAGTCGAGCCTCAACCGCCGCGAGATTGACCTGGAAATGGCAAAGCAGGCCCTGCGTCACATTATTGAGGAAGTAGAGGCCGAGGTAAATCTAGACTTCATCCAGAAAACCTGCGCCGAATACTTCGGCGTGCCCCTAGACTTGCTGAAGGCCAAAACCCGCAAGAAAGAAGTGGTAACGGCGCGGCAGGTGGCCATGTACTTCGCCAAAGAGCACACCAGCCATTCCCTCAAAAGTATCGGTCACCACTTCGGCGGCCGCGACCATAGCACCGTCATCCACTCCGTCCAGACGGTTTCGGACCTGATTGACTCGGACAAAAGCTTCCGCAGCACTATTCAGGACCTGCGGAAAAAGTTTGCTGGCAAGTAA
- a CDS encoding bifunctional metallophosphatase/5'-nucleotidase — protein sequence MDRREFLKHTGLGAASVALLGVSLPAAAADNKATRLTILHTNDMHSRIEPFPDNAAQYAGMGGMARRASLIEQVRKEESNVLLLDSGDIWQGTPYFNFFMGELEYKLMSQMKYDASTLGNHDFDNGLEGLQKQLPNATFPFLIANYDFSDTILAGKFQPYKVFDKQGIRVGVFGIGIEMAGLVADKNFGATKYLDPIAVANDMVKKLRGPEKCDLVICLSHLGYKYQSAKIDDFKLAAGAPGIDLILGGHTHTFLEKPDSVAGPNGHQTLINQVGWSGINLGRLDYSFERGSRRPAVAAASVMPVREA from the coding sequence GTGGATCGTCGCGAATTTCTGAAACATACTGGCCTAGGAGCCGCCAGCGTAGCCCTGTTGGGCGTGAGCCTGCCCGCCGCCGCTGCCGATAACAAGGCAACCCGCCTCACTATTCTGCATACGAATGATATGCACTCCCGCATCGAGCCCTTCCCCGATAATGCCGCTCAGTATGCTGGCATGGGCGGAATGGCCCGCCGCGCTTCGCTGATTGAGCAGGTGCGCAAAGAGGAGTCCAACGTGCTGCTGCTAGATTCCGGCGACATCTGGCAGGGCACGCCCTACTTCAACTTCTTCATGGGGGAGCTCGAATACAAGCTCATGTCGCAGATGAAGTACGACGCCAGCACCCTCGGCAACCACGACTTCGACAATGGCCTGGAAGGCCTGCAGAAGCAGCTGCCCAACGCCACGTTCCCGTTCCTGATTGCCAACTACGATTTCTCCGATACCATTCTGGCCGGTAAGTTCCAGCCGTACAAGGTGTTCGATAAGCAGGGTATTCGGGTGGGCGTGTTTGGAATCGGGATTGAGATGGCCGGGCTGGTAGCCGACAAGAACTTTGGCGCCACCAAGTACCTCGACCCCATTGCCGTAGCCAACGATATGGTGAAGAAGCTGCGCGGCCCCGAAAAGTGCGACCTGGTTATTTGCCTCTCGCACCTCGGCTATAAATATCAGAGCGCAAAAATCGACGACTTTAAGCTTGCCGCTGGCGCCCCCGGCATCGATCTGATCTTGGGTGGCCACACCCATACGTTCCTGGAAAAGCCCGACAGTGTAGCCGGCCCGAACGGCCACCAGACCCTGATTAACCAAGTGGGCTGGTCGGGTATTAACCTCGGCCGTTTAGATTATTCTTTTGAGCGGGGCTCGCGCCGGCCGGCTGTTGCTGCTGCTTCGGTCATGCCTGTGCGCGAAGCGTAA
- a CDS encoding 5'-nucleotidase C-terminal domain-containing protein gives MHFLRSRVAALGLLTAVALAPACQRAVYQPKAQLAPVTGLPVGKSIPDDPTAAATIEPYRQRVTAQMTEVIGTAPVAITKNNGESPLSNFTSDIQRMRASKEIGQPVDLGVMSNGGLRAPIPAGPVTVGSIFELMPFENELVVIDAPGPVVQELFDYAARTKMPVSGAAFTVSPEGKPQNLLINGKPLDLTRTYTIAISDYLATGGDNMVFFKPVKFRHTNVLLRSAFIEAIREQTKQGKLIEAKVEGRVK, from the coding sequence ATGCACTTCCTTCGTTCTCGCGTGGCGGCCCTGGGCCTGCTAACGGCCGTAGCTCTGGCGCCGGCCTGCCAGCGCGCTGTTTACCAGCCTAAAGCGCAGCTAGCGCCCGTAACGGGCCTGCCCGTCGGCAAATCCATCCCCGACGACCCGACGGCCGCCGCCACCATTGAGCCCTACCGCCAGCGCGTAACGGCCCAGATGACCGAGGTAATTGGCACCGCTCCCGTGGCCATCACGAAGAACAACGGCGAGTCGCCGCTCTCCAACTTCACGTCCGACATTCAGCGGATGCGGGCCAGCAAGGAGATTGGCCAGCCCGTTGACCTGGGCGTGATGTCGAATGGTGGCCTACGGGCTCCTATTCCGGCCGGCCCCGTTACGGTAGGCTCTATTTTTGAGCTCATGCCGTTTGAGAATGAGCTGGTGGTGATAGATGCTCCCGGCCCTGTAGTGCAAGAGTTGTTCGACTACGCCGCGCGCACCAAAATGCCCGTTTCAGGAGCTGCATTCACGGTTTCGCCGGAGGGCAAGCCCCAAAACCTGCTTATCAACGGCAAACCATTGGATCTGACCCGGACATACACCATCGCCATTTCTGACTACCTGGCCACGGGCGGCGACAATATGGTGTTCTTCAAGCCGGTTAAGTTCCGCCACACCAATGTGCTGCTCCGTAGCGCCTTCATCGAAGCCATTCGAGAGCAAACCAAGCAAGGCAAGCTCATTGAGGCCAAAGTAGAAGGCCGCGTGAAGTAA
- a CDS encoding methylmalonyl-CoA mutase family protein: MADSPSSTPVSFSEFEAVTTTQWQERIRRDLKGQDPATLTWNTPDGLTLEPFYHREALDSLGGAPTPLVRTASAWRNVPTYTVPSGDRGHAAISRAAEGLRRGADGAHFLLSNAAAFDVGYLHQQMPLHSAYVGYSMRSGLGELVQRLQELELTPRGFVVLDPITCHAPDMSAQFGELRKAMLLAQGWPEMHVVGINSAYYADRGATITQQIAFALATAATYLSELPKDELTVEMVARSLHLHVGINPNYFFEIAKLRALRRLFATLLQAYGVPTELAQELPIFASTSSWSQTTLDPHTNLLRVTTEAMSAVLGGATAVSVGRFDSLFHESSEFSERLARNLPILLREEAYMGRVQDPAAGSYYLETLTDQLSHQAWTLFQKIEAEGGLPGATGLVLQELHASAQAQFRRIANGEQVVVGTNKFQNPNEQFDYNPKRLLRSREFDSTRATYPTEVLRLATAMHFDRRERKKKRAALVLLGAHTNQHILESFLETLPRMERPELRDAHPESTLSVLFSSAEEATLMYATPEQFGRLARAISHVPIDEPNFLPPALLTADLPTMQEAIRVFGFKEFTVQGYSTEDVLARLQGKK; the protein is encoded by the coding sequence ATGGCCGATTCGCCTAGCTCCACCCCGGTTTCCTTTTCTGAGTTTGAAGCCGTCACGACCACGCAATGGCAGGAGCGCATTCGCCGAGACCTGAAAGGACAGGACCCGGCCACGCTTACCTGGAATACTCCCGACGGCCTCACCCTGGAGCCCTTTTACCACCGCGAGGCGCTGGACTCACTAGGCGGCGCGCCCACGCCCCTAGTGCGCACGGCTTCGGCCTGGCGCAACGTGCCTACCTACACCGTCCCGTCCGGCGACCGGGGCCACGCCGCCATCAGCCGCGCCGCCGAAGGGCTGCGCCGCGGGGCTGATGGGGCCCACTTCCTGCTCTCAAATGCGGCTGCGTTTGATGTGGGCTACCTGCACCAGCAAATGCCACTGCACAGCGCCTATGTAGGCTACTCCATGCGGAGTGGCCTAGGCGAGCTGGTGCAGCGCCTGCAGGAGCTGGAGCTCACGCCCCGGGGCTTTGTAGTCCTCGACCCCATTACGTGCCACGCGCCCGATATGTCTGCGCAGTTTGGTGAGCTTCGGAAGGCAATGCTGCTGGCGCAGGGCTGGCCGGAAATGCACGTTGTGGGCATCAACTCGGCGTATTACGCCGACCGCGGCGCCACCATTACGCAGCAGATTGCCTTTGCGCTGGCCACGGCGGCTACGTATCTGAGCGAGCTGCCAAAGGACGAGCTGACGGTGGAAATGGTAGCACGCAGTCTGCATCTGCATGTGGGCATCAACCCGAATTATTTCTTTGAAATAGCGAAGCTGCGGGCCTTGCGTCGCCTGTTTGCCACGCTGCTACAGGCCTACGGCGTACCCACTGAGCTTGCGCAGGAGCTGCCTATTTTCGCCAGCACCTCTTCCTGGAGCCAAACCACGCTCGATCCGCACACCAACCTGCTACGCGTAACCACCGAGGCCATGAGTGCCGTGTTGGGCGGGGCTACGGCCGTGAGCGTAGGCCGGTTTGATAGCTTGTTTCATGAGTCGAGCGAGTTCTCGGAGCGGCTGGCGCGCAACCTGCCTATTCTGCTCCGCGAAGAGGCCTACATGGGCCGCGTGCAGGACCCAGCGGCCGGCTCCTATTACCTCGAAACGCTTACCGACCAACTCTCGCACCAAGCCTGGACTTTGTTTCAGAAGATTGAGGCCGAGGGTGGCCTACCGGGCGCTACGGGGCTGGTGCTGCAGGAGCTGCACGCCTCGGCGCAGGCCCAGTTCCGGCGCATCGCCAACGGCGAGCAGGTGGTAGTGGGCACCAACAAATTCCAGAACCCCAACGAGCAGTTCGACTACAACCCCAAGCGCCTGCTGCGCAGCCGGGAGTTCGATAGCACCCGCGCTACCTACCCTACGGAGGTGCTGCGCCTGGCCACGGCCATGCACTTCGACCGCCGCGAGCGGAAAAAGAAGCGGGCAGCCCTGGTGCTGCTGGGCGCCCACACCAACCAGCATATTCTGGAGTCGTTTCTGGAAACGCTGCCGCGCATGGAGCGGCCGGAGCTGCGCGATGCCCACCCGGAAAGCACGCTGTCGGTGCTGTTTTCGTCGGCGGAGGAGGCTACGCTGATGTACGCCACGCCGGAGCAGTTTGGGCGCCTGGCGCGCGCCATCAGCCACGTCCCCATTGATGAACCCAACTTCCTGCCCCCTGCCCTGCTCACCGCCGATCTGCCTACCATGCAGGAAGCCATCCGTGTGTTTGGCTTCAAGGAATTCACCGTGCAAGGCTACAGCACCGAGGACGTACTGGCCCGTTTGCAGGGGAAGAAGTAA
- the scpA gene encoding methylmalonyl-CoA mutase: protein MKPDFSQILYDAAQLPAPPAETTETITPEGIPLKNFYTAHDVTGLGHLGFGAGVAPYLRGPYATMYVQNPWTIRQYAGFSTAEESNAFYRRNLAGGQKGLSVAFDLATHRGYDSDHPRVVGDVGKAGVAIDSVEDMKILFEQIPLDQMSVSMTMNGAVLPVLAFYIVAAEEQGVTPEKLAGTIQNDILKEFMVRNTYIYPPLPSMRIIADIFSYTAQHMPKFNSISISGYHMQEAGATADIELAYTLADGLEYVRAGLAAGMTIDQFAPRLSFFWAIGMNHFMEIAKMRAGRLLWAKLIQQFQPQNPKSLALRTHCQTSGYSLTEQDPFNNVARTCIEAMAAALGGTQSLHTNALDEAIALPTDFSARIARNTQLYLQHETDITRVVDPWGGSYYVESLTHELADKAWALIQEVEELGGMAKAIETGLPKMRIEEASARKQARIDSHKEIVVGVNKYRPSEEQKIDVLDIDNAAVRESQIARLNQIKAERDGATVQQALDALTEAARSGSENLLALAIQAARLRATLGEISDALEKVYGRHQATIRAISGVYSAEMNYDEEFAKARQAADDFAAKEGRRPRMMVAKMGQDGHDRGSKIIATSFADVGFDVDIAPLFQTPDEVARQAAENDVHVVGVSSLAAGHKTLIPQLIEELRQLGREDILVIAGGVIPAQDYDFLYNAGVVGVYGPGTVIAVAAQEILEKLGE, encoded by the coding sequence ATGAAGCCCGACTTCTCTCAGATACTCTACGACGCAGCCCAGCTGCCTGCGCCACCCGCCGAAACCACTGAAACCATCACGCCGGAAGGCATTCCGCTCAAGAATTTTTACACGGCGCACGATGTGACTGGCCTAGGCCACCTCGGGTTCGGGGCGGGTGTGGCGCCGTACCTGCGCGGGCCGTACGCCACCATGTACGTGCAGAACCCCTGGACCATCCGGCAGTACGCGGGCTTTAGTACGGCCGAGGAATCCAATGCTTTCTACCGTCGCAACCTGGCGGGCGGGCAGAAGGGCCTTTCGGTGGCGTTTGATTTGGCCACTCACCGGGGCTACGACTCCGACCACCCGCGCGTGGTGGGCGATGTGGGCAAGGCCGGCGTGGCCATCGACTCAGTGGAGGATATGAAGATTCTGTTTGAGCAGATTCCCTTGGATCAGATGTCGGTGAGCATGACCATGAACGGGGCGGTGCTGCCGGTGCTGGCTTTTTACATTGTGGCGGCTGAGGAACAAGGTGTAACGCCCGAGAAGCTAGCGGGCACTATTCAGAACGATATTCTGAAGGAGTTCATGGTGCGCAACACCTACATCTACCCGCCCCTGCCGAGTATGCGCATCATTGCGGATATCTTCAGCTACACGGCGCAGCACATGCCCAAGTTCAACAGCATCAGCATCTCGGGCTACCACATGCAGGAAGCCGGAGCCACCGCCGATATTGAACTGGCCTACACCCTCGCCGATGGCCTGGAGTACGTGCGCGCCGGCCTCGCGGCGGGCATGACGATTGACCAATTTGCGCCTCGCCTGTCGTTTTTCTGGGCCATTGGCATGAACCACTTCATGGAAATTGCCAAGATGCGCGCCGGCCGCCTGCTGTGGGCCAAGCTCATTCAGCAGTTTCAGCCCCAGAACCCCAAGAGCCTGGCCCTGCGCACGCACTGCCAGACCTCGGGCTACTCGCTCACCGAGCAGGACCCCTTCAACAACGTGGCCCGCACCTGCATTGAGGCCATGGCCGCGGCCCTGGGAGGCACCCAGAGCCTGCACACCAATGCCCTCGACGAGGCCATTGCCCTGCCCACCGACTTCTCGGCCCGCATTGCGCGCAACACCCAGCTCTACCTCCAGCACGAAACCGACATTACCCGCGTGGTAGACCCCTGGGGCGGCTCTTACTACGTGGAAAGCCTCACCCACGAGCTGGCCGACAAAGCCTGGGCCCTGATTCAGGAAGTGGAGGAGCTGGGCGGCATGGCCAAAGCCATTGAGACTGGCCTACCGAAGATGCGCATTGAGGAAGCCTCGGCCCGCAAGCAGGCCCGCATCGACTCGCACAAGGAAATAGTGGTGGGCGTGAACAAGTACCGCCCCAGCGAGGAACAGAAGATTGACGTGCTCGACATCGACAACGCTGCCGTGCGCGAGTCGCAGATTGCGCGCCTGAACCAGATTAAGGCCGAGCGCGATGGCGCCACCGTGCAGCAGGCCCTGGATGCCCTCACGGAAGCAGCCCGCTCCGGTAGCGAGAACCTGCTGGCGCTGGCCATACAGGCGGCTCGCTTGCGCGCTACGCTAGGTGAAATTTCCGATGCCCTGGAGAAAGTATACGGCCGCCACCAGGCCACTATTCGCGCCATTTCGGGCGTGTATTCTGCCGAGATGAACTACGACGAGGAATTCGCGAAGGCCCGCCAGGCTGCCGACGACTTTGCCGCCAAGGAAGGCCGCCGCCCCCGCATGATGGTGGCCAAAATGGGCCAGGACGGCCACGACCGAGGCTCCAAGATCATTGCCACCTCCTTCGCCGACGTGGGCTTCGACGTGGATATTGCGCCCCTGTTCCAAACCCCCGACGAAGTAGCCCGCCAGGCCGCCGAGAACGACGTGCACGTGGTGGGCGTGAGCAGCCTCGCCGCCGGCCACAAAACCCTAATTCCGCAGCTCATTGAGGAGCTCCGGCAGCTCGGCCGCGAAGACATCCTCGTCATTGCCGGCGGCGTCATCCCCGCCCAGGACTACGACTTCCTCTACAACGCCGGCGTTGTCGGCGTGTATGGCCCCGGGACGGTTATTGCCGTGGCAGCGCAGGAGATATTGGAGAAGTTGGGAGAGTAG